The Jaculus jaculus isolate mJacJac1 chromosome 14, mJacJac1.mat.Y.cur, whole genome shotgun sequence nucleotide sequence aaagccacttcctacttatcaaatgAATGATCCAACAAGGGTATATTACAACTCCTACCactcagatatccaaagacacagagacttccaagacctcatcactgaagcaaacctaaaatgaggtcaacatggttcagggaaatttgtggaagagggggctgaaagaatgtttGAGCTACATATAGGGTCATTGTGCACAGATACATTGCCTCTGACCCATAAtggatggctaaccccataatgcatgactcatattccCCAACCAGGAAGGtacctgcagaggggggaggacagggaggaggctaatgatgatatcaacatgactgtatatgcactgtgtacataactaatataaaagggGGGAGCCGGGCCTggtaccacatgcctttaatcccagcactcatgaaataggaggatcaccatgagttagttcaaggccaccctgaggccatatagtgaattccaggtcatcctgaagtagagtgagaccctacctcaaaaaacttaaaaagggggggggcgggTAACAAGGAAAGCAGGTAGCTTGACTCAGCAGAATCAAGTAGACACATCTTAGAGGGCATAACAGGTGAGTTAATCTTTTCCCATGTTTCTGAAAGCACATGAGCTCCATTTGAAGACTGACAAATAATATGTGGACTATATGAATTTAGAAAGCCTTTTTGTTGTTTAAGTTATATGCCCATGAAATTTGATTTATTGATTGATCGATTAGTAGTATTGGGGACTGAATCTAGGACCTCAGTTatactaggtaagtgctctactgTTGAGGTACTTCTGTGGAGCTTTTATTGTTTTTCCCTTTTCAAAATTTGTTATTAAATTCACTTACAAGATAACAGATTTCCTTATTGTATTTTTGTACATACTGCTTTTATTGCTCTTCTTCTCCACCCATCTCCCTGttcctttcccttttttattcatactttgtttttttaaatttttctaaattttattattatttatttattcacttgagagagacacagacatagagagttagaatgggcatgccagggcttatagccactgcaaaggaattccagaagaATGTGCacttccatgtgcatctggcttacatgagtactggggaattcaacctggatccaacttaggcttcacaggcaagcaccttaactgctaagccctattttttaaaaatatttattaacaagaAATCGAGAATAAgcaagaataggtgcaccaggatctccggccactgcaaacaaactccagatacatgcaccaccttgtgtatctggcttatgtgggtcctggagaattgaacttgggcctttggctttgtgggcaagtatcttaaccactatgtcatctccctagccctcttttACACTTTGAAACCTCATGTGCTGAACAGTATTAAGCTCTTGAAAGAGCAGTGGTccactgaagaaatcaaggaggaaatttaaaaattccaagaataaaataaaaatgttaacacaTTGAAACCAGTGGGATACAAGTAAGGAAGttctaaaacaaaaattcatAGCTATAAGTGTTAACAGTAAAGATATACCTAAAAGCCTatgcaaaacaagaacaaaccaaaCCCCAACACCATATATTGCAAAAATGATAgaaattagggaagaaattaattaaatgaagaCCAACAGAACAATATATAGAaccaaagaactggttctttggcAAGgtacacaagattgacaaatccatAGCCACACCAACCAAAAGGTTGAGAAGACCTAACTAGTAAAGTTAAAGATGAGAAGGGAGTTTTTAcaatatatttcaataaaatatagaGCACTATTTGGGAATACTTTGAAAACTCATAtttaaaattctagaaaaaaataaatatgtaaacatatgtatgacctaccaaaattaaatcaggaAGATATGCACAACAAACAGATTCTTAACAAGTAATGACATTGAAGCAGTAATAAAAGTTTcccagggctggagcaatgattcaatggttaaggtgcttgtctgtaaagcctgacaacccagcacacatgtaaaggcagatgcacaaagtggtgcatgtgtctggagtttgtttgcagtagctagaggctttggtgtgccaattttctttctgtatctctctctctctctctccccctcctctgcttgcaaataaatatagttttaaaagttttgaaaTCCTACcaaacctttaaggaagagctaatatCAATCCTCAATTTTTTCCCCACAAAACAATGAGGAAACACTATCAAATACATGTTATAAAACTATGAATACCCTTATACCAAAACTGGTTGAAAACACaactaagaaagaaaatcatagacCACTTTCCTTAGTAAATATAGataaaaatttttcaataaaatacttgcaaccTAATTAAACAACATATTCAAAAGATGACATATACATGCAATACTCAAATCCAGGGATACTTTTCTTACTATTGAATGTCTTGCAACCTATGAGTGAATTAAGTACCCCTTATTCTCTGTAAGGTATAAAATTATAGCTAACTATAAAATCTGGGTGACGTGGAGAAGAACAGAAAGTATTCAAGAGATTATAATAAGATTTCAGAGctcaggaaatggctcagcaattaaagtgcttgcttgcaaaggctggcagcctgagtttgatttccaggtacacatgtaaatccaggcatacaaagtggcacatgcatttggagtttgtttgcagtggcaggaggccctggcatgcccatacacacacacacactgtctcaaatgttttcttttatttaatatttccattcatgaaaattgttaatagAATATCTTCAAAAGATATTACAAGGAAATTGATTGACTATGAACTCAGCTCTGTTAAATTATATGTACAGCTAAAATAAGAAGGAACATGAAAGTGCAAGTTCTCAAATCATATATTGTAAAAcaattcttcctttccttttgttctagATTTGTTGAATCTCtttattttaattagcattttaaagtttttttttaactttttttaatgacTGGGGAGGGGAagtggagagaattggtgcaccagggcctccagccactacaaactccaggcgcctgtgccaccttgtgtgcatgtgtgaccttgcgggcttacatcattttgtgtatctggcttacatgggaaatggaaagtcaaacatgggtccttaggctttgcaggctatcaccttaaccactaagccatctctccagccctaatattgaTTGTAAAAGACAGCTAATATAAAATTTAGAGAACTAGTAAGGTTACCATGAATTTTAAAACAGTAGATAAAAACAGTATTCAAGTGGTTGATTTAAAATTGTTTGTGTCCCATTGAATACATAGACTTACTTATCTGAGGCATAAAATATGCCCCTAGACAACACCCACCTCTTTGGAAAATTATTCTTGGAACAGAGCTAAAATATACAAACAAAGACATATCATTTGATATTGCATACAATTTAGCGTTTATTCTTTATGAAAATTACTAcacaaattttagaaaaaaaatattgaaagtgttTCCTTATCTGATGTGATGAAAAGCTGCAAAACTGTGGCCAAATCCTTCTACTATACACAAGGACTGAGAAGAAATTCCTGCAACTATCTACAACACAAAGAGTAAAACTCATTCAGCATGACTATGGATGCTAAAAAGCAGCTGTATGTTCCACATGACAGCATGATGATTATGATTATCATTTTGTGTTTCTGCAGTAGAAATTTATCACTACCAGCATGCAAATAGATTAatcaaaacatatatttttttactaaatatgtccatatttaaaataaaataaatgaaaagttttgAAAAGTCAAATCCTGGAGGATTCACACTATACAGCTTAATTTACAGGAAGCATGTAAGGGAAGAGTGATGTAAGCAGTTAGGCTTCACATCATTATCACTTTTGTGGACAACTCATAGAAGGGAAAATTACACGGAAGAGTTTATGGCCAGAAGAGTAAGACAATAGGGTTAAGGCTCATGATGATTTTGGTACATTCTCTCAAAATCATACTTATGTTAACATCAGCTgctcttttataatcaaataatattttatatatgcatatgaatatcTTTCCAAGATAAACAAGTTAATGTCCTGAAACAggtaaacaaaaataatgtgtTTTAACCATTTACTCATAAGAATGGTAAGACAACTAGATGACAATTTATGCTTTATAATGAGGAAGTGTCATTGTTCAGattcaaaatgtaaaatttataCTTAAGTATAAAATTTTCTATTACTCATGGACTTTCAACACAGATAAGTAGCCACTGGCATCAAGCCTTATAACATATTTACAAATGTATATACCTATATGTGTATTACATTGGCATATATGATGTGAATGTTAATTAGTGCACTGTCTGTGGAGCTGAATAGACTGGAAATTCTGCAGCACCATACAACTTAAAATTCCCTCAGACAATTAGGGGGATTGCATTTCTTACCCACACAAGGCAAAGGCTATATGAACTGGAATCATGGCTCAGAAGCTGAAAGAGGCTGTATTCTTAAAGGATGATCTAGATTTAATCACTTGATAAAATGTTTCTTCACCTCTAATTTTAATATTAGAGATTGTATCTTTAACTCAGCATGTTTTATTCAGCTACATTCTGTTTGCttagagttaatttttaaaaaccttgggAATTACTCTCGAGTTTTAAGGTATATGAAATAtagacatgaatatatatatttgtatatgtgagACAAGTATATCATTCATAGGATATTAATATGTGTGAAAACATAATCTGAGTGTTCCTTcactatattagttattttttcttttatgccAAAATTCCTGACAAGGCAACTTGAAGAAAGCTCACAGTTTGATAATTTTGTCCATTTGGGTAGAGAAGTCATTGATATAGGTGTttgaggcaactggtcacatAACATCACACTCAAGACACAGATAGTgggatagaaagatggcttatcagttacggcacttgcctgcaaagccaaaggacccaaattcattTTCCCTGTACCTACccaaagccaaatacacaagtggtgcatgcgtctggagttggcagcagctagaggccctagtatgcctattctctctctctgcctgtctgtctgtctgtctccctctctctctctctcaaataaaacaacataaaaataaaatacacagaatGATGTGCTGGTGCTCAATTATGGTTCTTTATTTTTCAGTCAGGATCTTCAGTAAATGGCATAGTGCAAACTACAAtgaaggtgggtcttcctacTACAAGCTCCTTTCagacagacatgcccagaggttcaTCTTCTAGGGTAATCTGTATCCTCTCAAAGTTGAAAATATTAACCATCCACATCATCATCCAAGAATTTTGATTAAAATTTCTTAAACCACACCTACCTCAGTTTTGTGAGGCTGTAATGATGGATATatcaggtggtgcatgcctttaattccaacacttggaaggcagaggtaggtgggtcaccatgagttagaggcaaccctgagagtacatagtgaattccaggtcagcctgaaatagagtgaaaccctaaatcgaaaaaaaaaaaaaaaaaaaaaagacctggaaatgtgaatgatttttttttttctgacattgaAGCAACATTTTCCAGTGTGAGACCCCGACATGTGTAGCAGAAAAGAATGCCATGTACAAGATCTCAAATTAAAGTTTATTCAAAAGGTAGTTCCCCCCCAAAAGTGTTCTCATTTAATACACCCAAGCCCATAGGATTTGAATGAGtagtcattttaaaatgtatgaaatAGTATCAGAGAAAACAGCATTCTATATTGACATGTAGCTGGCATTCAAGTGCTGGGGATTTAGACACCATGAAGTCCAGTACCTTAATGCTAACTACTCTATCTGGATTCCTGAGATATGCTGTAGGGTTAgtgagaaactttgtctcaaaagccTACATGGAGAGTGCTTCCAGAAGACTCTTGACATAattctggactccacatgcacatgcctacATTTGTCTCTAAAAATATGTCTCTTCACAAATATGAACATAGATTGAACAGACTCTCACAGACTGagcaagaaatattttaatgtacaACACATATCACCCTTTAAAACTAATTCTTAAAACACAAAAATagccatttgggctggagagatggtttagtggttaaggcactaaaggatccaagtttgatttccagaaccatgtaagctagatggacaaggttgcacatacatctTCAAGGACATTCAAAAGGACATCCTTCTTGGATCTATGCAAACCCTGACATATAAACATTATACCAAACTATAAAATGTGTGTATCCATATGTGCATTCCATTAGGATGTGCACTTTAATTAGTGTGTGGAGTTGAGTAGAATATAGAACATTTACAATACCATAAAATTTAAAGCTCCTCTGATGCCTAAGGagtctttctgtttcttcccaACTTAAAACAAAGAGTGTATAAACTGGACTCATGGCTCAAGAGCAGAAAAGGGCTGACAGTTGGGAAACACCCAACAACTAATACAGCCATGTTTTGAAGGAACAAGCTTGGGTTGTAAATGGAAATCAAAGCAACTTGAAAGACACAAGAAAGTGTGTAAAAGAAGAGAAATGTGCTCACCAGGAGAAGGACGGTTTTAGTAGCTCTGGATTCAGGGGAGGGTCTGGGGGAGACAGTTGTCCTGAGCACGTGCTGCATTCTCTGCTTATGTCTATACAAGAGGAGGACAATGGAGCTGCTGGCCCACAGCATGATGCCCATGCACACCACATCAGGGAATGACAGGAATACTGCAATCAGCATTTCTGTAGTTTTGTCAAGCCGAGCTGAGAAACAGTATCCATAGTCTTTTAGCCCTGTCATGTTTTTATTGCTTCTATTTCCAGTCATGTTCTTTATAATGCCTATATTTCCAATGAAATACAGGATCCAGCTGAGGTATATGGACGAATCAATGTAGCTATGTGTTTTGGCCTTAAGTTCTGCCCAAATAGAGTCCATGGGGTTGATGGTCATGGCCTGGAAGACGCTCAAGAGACAGGTGCTGCTGATTGACACACCTCTGCCCACTCTGTGGAGATAGAAAAGAACTTTGCAACCTAAATCACCCAGAAAATCTTGCAACCCAAAAGCTGCCATTGTCTGTGGCACTCCTCTACACAGAAGAGTTAAGATGTTGGCTATACTCAAGTGCTGCAGAATCAAATCTATGCACTTTAAACTGCATCCTGTGAAGTAAAGATTCAGATAATTGTAGATGAGCAAGGAATTACCCAGAACTCCAGCCAGAGTCTGGTAT carries:
- the LOC101600117 gene encoding vomeronasal type-1 receptor 4-like, with product MEAIKGVIGIILLYQTLAGVLGNSLLIYNYLNLYFTGCSLKCIDLILQHLSIANILTLLCRGVPQTMAAFGLQDFLGDLGCKVLFYLHRVGRGVSISSTCLLSVFQAMTINPMDSIWAELKAKTHSYIDSSIYLSWILYFIGNIGIIKNMTGNRSNKNMTGLKDYGYCFSARLDKTTEMLIAVFLSFPDVVCMGIMLWASSSIVLLLYRHKQRMQHVLRTTVSPRPSPESRATKTVLLLVSTFLFFYTLSCVFQVALISIYNPSLFLQNMAVLVVGCFPTVSPFLLLSHESSLYTLCFKLGRNRKTP